DNA sequence from the bacterium genome:
AACCTCAACTACCTGTCGAATTCGCATCACATCCAATGATAGTGTCAATGTTTCCGATATCAGCGACACGAATTTCACGATTGCAACATTACCGGTTATCTCGATTGCGCCGAACCCGATTGCCCAACAAGTAATGTTAAACGACACATTGCGGATTCCTATAACAATTTCAAACACGGGTGGTTCCCAGTATGATGGCGTATTAACTCCAGATTTAGGGCGCGACGGCTATGGTTGGTTAAATGCCGGTGAGCCTGGTGGACCAACCTATTCCTGGATAAATACAAATTCCGGAAGTTGGGGTCCCTGGAGTACCGATATTACTACTGATCCCATTCGATTACCATTTGACTTTCCTTATTTCGGTACTAATCATCGCTTTGCATGGATGTGTACCAATGGTTGGGTAACATTGGACGATCCCAATGAGAGTGCAACTCACAACAATCAATTGATGCCCTTCAACCAGTTAGGAGCGATGTTTGCTGTGTTGTGGGATTATTACTCGGTGCCGGAGGGCAATACACGATATCTGCTCGATAGCGTTAACCAGCGTGCCACTTTTACTTGGCGTAATGTCAGTAAAGTCAGTGAACCGAACTCACGACTCACTTTTCAGTTAATTCTGCAGGGAGATGGCTCGGTTATTTATCAATACGACACCCTGCTAACTAATACCTACACCAGTACTGTTGGAATTCAAAGTACCGATCATACTTTTGCGGCAACCCTATTTCATGCTGACACGGTTCTATCGCAAAACGCGATTCGATTCTCTACCCAACAGCCATGGGCGACTGTAAGTCAAACGACCTTTTCGATTCCACCGAATTCATCTCGCAGTTTCACAATGCTGTTCGATACTCGAAATGGCTACCAGTCGGAAGATGTTCTGAATGGCCAAATAACCCTGACCGGAAACTCTCCCCATTCCCCATACATAGTACCTGTTTCCATGTATGTGGTGTTCAATGGGGTTAATGACCTTTCTGTATTTCCCAAGGAGTGGCAGTTAGCGCAGAATTTCCCGAATCCATTCAACCCGACTACAGAAATTCAATTCCGTGTCGATAAAGCTGCCTCGGTTAGATTGGATGTATTTAACACCGAGGGGAGATTGATAACCACCTTAGTAAACCGGGTATTACCGGTTGGGCGGCATCGTGTGCAGTGGAATGGCGAAAACCATGCTGCTGGCGTCTATTTCTACCGGATGGCAACCGAGTCCCGAACAGTTTCGAAAAAAATGATTCTCATGAAGTAATAGGAGATTTTTGTGACAGATATTCGATATCCTATCGGCAAGTTCACAATGACGGGAACAACGACTCTCGATGAGCGTTCTCAGTGGATTGAGGAACTTGCAAAAGCGCCTGAGGAGTTACGGAGCGCCGTTCGCGGATTAAACGCAGAGCAATTGAATTCCTGCTATCGCGAGGGAGGATGGACCCTTCGTCAGGTTGTCCATCATCTACCCGACAGCCATCTCAATGCTTATGTTCGATGTAAGTTAGCATTAACCGAAGAACGCCCACTGGTCAAGACATACGAAGAAGCGCTTTGGGCGGAATTGTCTGATAGCACGGATGATATTGATATGTCACTTGATCTGCTGGATGCGCTCCACCGACGCTGGGTGTCGCTGTTGCGTTCACTAACCCAAGAGCAATGGCAACGGGAGTATCTACACCCGGAAATGAAAAACGTTCCACTCCATCGATTGGTTGGATTGTATGCATGGCATGGCAAGCATCACATTGCTCATATAGTAAAGCATCGCGAGCAGATGGGTTGGTAAACACCACTTTTCAATGCTTTAGGAGCGGCGGGTGAAGGTGTTTTTTTACCACCGCTCCGCTTTTGTTTCGTAACCCAATACCCCCTATCTTTTCAAGATATGTACGACCGCCTCACAGGAATCATTGCTGTCCGCGACCCTGCCCAAATCGTACTCGATGTGGGCGGCATCGGCTTTTCCCTGACGGTGCCATTATCGACATTCGACCGCCTCCCATCGATTGGCGCGAAGGCGACGCTCTATTGTTACTTACATGTCCGAGAGGATCAGCTCGCATTGTTTGGATTCGCATCGGAAGATGAGCGGGTTTGGTTTCTTCGGTTGATTCAATTACCGGGGATCGGTCCTAAGTTAGCCATCAGTATTTTATCAGGAATCCGGATCGGCGATTTCCGTGAAGCGGTATTGCACGGCGATGTCAAGCGACTAAAAAGCATCTCCGGGGTCGGGGAAAAACTGGCGCAGCGGATAGCCATGGAGCTTCGGTCGGTAGTGGGCGGAAGTGCGCCAGTCGCTCCCACCAACCTCCAGCCACAAGCCGCCAGTATCTTTCAGGATGCGGTATTAGCGCTGGAGGCGTTAGGAATCGTTCGCGCCACCGCCGAGAAAAATGTAACGCGAGTATTGCAGGCGCATCCCGATTTACCAATCTCCGAAGTTGTTCAAAAAGCGTTAAGCAATGGCTGACCCGATCCCCCCGCGCATGAATCCCGCCTTGTCGAATCTGCCCGACGATGTCCAGTGGGACATCCAGCTCCGCCCGACCAAATTGGCGGAT
Encoded proteins:
- a CDS encoding putative metal-dependent hydrolase — encoded protein: MTDIRYPIGKFTMTGTTTLDERSQWIEELAKAPEELRSAVRGLNAEQLNSCYREGGWTLRQVVHHLPDSHLNAYVRCKLALTEERPLVKTYEEALWAELSDSTDDIDMSLDLLDALHRRWVSLLRSLTQEQWQREYLHPEMKNVPLHRLVGLYAWHGKHHIAHIVKHREQMGW
- the ruvA gene encoding Holliday junction branch migration protein RuvA; the protein is MYDRLTGIIAVRDPAQIVLDVGGIGFSLTVPLSTFDRLPSIGAKATLYCYLHVREDQLALFGFASEDERVWFLRLIQLPGIGPKLAISILSGIRIGDFREAVLHGDVKRLKSISGVGEKLAQRIAMELRSVVGGSAPVAPTNLQPQAASIFQDAVLALEALGIVRATAEKNVTRVLQAHPDLPISEVVQKALSNG